Proteins from a genomic interval of Dermacentor variabilis isolate Ectoservices chromosome 8, ASM5094787v1, whole genome shotgun sequence:
- the Polr3I gene encoding RNA polymerase III subunit I has translation MKIIKENSAFLSNFEVLKLLKDLQSDKKASVSGAGKAAARTVPNLATVSYETITYLEETACVRQTDQHIEDFLRQITALPFKLTKIEKLQLINHRPTSPVEIQLLIEESEERLSEEDVATILELVERTLPPIKDEEPEKAVQEGEEGDEESMQCE, from the coding sequence ATGAAGATAATCAAGGAAAACTCCGCGTTCCTCAGCAACTTCGAGGTGCTCAAGCTGCTCAAAGACTTGCAAAGTGACAAGAAGGCTTCGGTAAGCGGCGCAGGCAAGGCGGCCGCTCGGACGGTGCCCAACCTGGCTACGGTGTCGTACGAGACGATCACTTATCTGGAAGAAACAGCGTGCGTTCGACAGACCGACCAGCACATCGAGGACTTCCTCCGACAGATAACCGCGCTACCATTCAAACTGACTAAAATAGAAAAACTGCAACTTATCAACCACAGGCCGACCTCGCCAGTGGAGATCCAACTGCTCATCGAGGAAAGCGAGGAGCGACTGTCCGAAGAAGACGTGGCCACCATTCTGGAACTTGTGGAACGCACGCTGCCTCCTATTAAGGACGAGGAACCTGAAAAAGCAGTGCAGGAAGGCGAAGAAGGCGATGAGGAATCGATGCAGTGCGAATGA
- the LOC142589984 gene encoding peroxynitrite isomerase THAP4-like, giving the protein MPTRCVAVGCSNTYSTLGTSFHMFPRDQQVRKLWVLAVRRENWQPTRSSMLCSAHFKKDDFVYNPSLTVEMPYKMKRVLKPGSVPSAFSRNRNSGEYSPEIEKRRRPEIVNSALPGTQASTVLAITALELEKDEDIEEEADLCAVETDNEGSQSDGYSACCPAYGHEELETSKYVQVNFGKTCAQKATMTTRLHRTCGAQTDEQL; this is encoded by the exons ATGCCGACGCGCTGCGTGGCCGTCGGGTGCTCGAACACGTACTCGACGCTTGGAACCAGCTTTCACATGTTTCCAAGAGACCAACAAGTACGAAAGCTGTGGGTGCTTGCAGTGCGGCGCGAAAACTGGCAGCCGACGAGAAGCAGCATGCTTTGTTCGGCGCACTTCAAGAAAGACGATTTCGTGTACAACCCAAGTTTGACTGTGGAAATGCCTTACAAAATGAAGAGGGTGCTCAAGCCCGGCTCGGTGCCTTCCGCCTTCAGCCGCAATCGCAACAGCGGAGAGTATTCGCCAGAGATAGAGAAGCGCCGACGGCCCGAG ATTGTGAACAGCGCACTGCCAGGCACGCAAGCTTCGACCGTGCTTGCAATCACTGCACTTGAGCTTGAAAAAGATGAAGACATTGAAGAAGAGGCTGACCTCTGTGCTGTCGAAACAGACAATGAAGGCTCGCAAAGTGACG GTTATTCTGCTTGCTGCCCGGCTTATGGTCACGAAGAACTTGAGACGTCAAAATACGTGCAAGTGAATTTCGGGAAAACCTGCGCACAAAAGGCCACAATGACAACACGTCTACACAGAACATGTG gtGCTCAGACAGATGAGCAGCTTTGA